The DNA segment gaaatataaagtatttatgattcattaaatgtaaataattaatacgTTCATAATTTGAATGATTATATAGTGAATACAGTATGTGGGTTTGAACTCACGATATCCTCAACAAGCCTAGCCCTGTTTATGAAAGCAGGAGACTGTCGATCATTGAGGTCATCTATGAAAGCATCTTTAGAGTGGAATTCCAGCTTAATTTTCACTTCATTTACTGGCTCCTCTGTTGTAGATGATTCTGCTACACTAGTAGTGGATATTTCCGCAGTAGTTGTGAACGTGGAAGTCTttgtcgttgtagatgtttctgaagCAGTAGTAATTGATGTTTCCGCCTCAGTTGTTGTGAGTGAGGAAGTCTCTATTGTTGAAGATATTTCTGCAACACTAGTGGTGGAAGTTTCAACAGGAGTTGCTATTGTGGAAGTCTccgttgttgtagatgtttcttctaCATTGAtagtggatgtttcagcaggaatTATTGGGATTGTGGATATATATGTtgatgtagatgtttctgctgcagtaATAGTGGGTGTTTCAGTTGCAGGTGTTGTGTTcatggaagtctctgttgttgttgatgtttctgCCACAATAGTGGAGGATCTTTCAGCAAGAGTTGGTGTGAATGTGGAAATATCTGTTGTCATAGATGTTTCTCCTACACTATTAGTGGATGTTTCACCAGGATTTGACGTAATTGTGGAAGTATCTGttcttgtagatgtttctgctttactagtggtggatgttacagcaggagttgttgtgatcgtGGAAGTGTCTGTAGTtgcagatgtttctgctgcaatggaagtggatgTTTCAACAGGAGTTGTTGTGGTTGTGGAGGgatctgttgttgtagatttctctgcagtgataatggtggatgtttcaactggggttgttgtaattgtcgaagtctctattgctgtagatgtttctgctgcactagtggtagatgtttcggCTGTAGTTCTTGTAGACATTTCTGCTGCATTATTGGTAGATATTTCTGCAGTAGTTGTTGGGATTGTGgaaggctctgttgttgtagatgtttctgcttcactagttgtggatgtttcagcaggatttgttgtgatcATGGAAGCAGATGTTTCTGTTACTCTATTGGTGGATGTTTCAGTTGGAGTTGTCATGATCTTagaagtgtctgttgttgtagatgtttctgctgcactagtgctagatgtttctgcagtagcttttgtgattgtggagggctctgtatttgtagatatttctgcagtgataatagtggatgtttcaactggagttgttgtaattgtcaaAGTCTCTATTGCTTTAGATGTTTCTCCtacactagtggtggatgtttcagtaggagttgttgtgatcgtggaagtgtctgtagttgtagatgtttctgctgcaatggaagtggatgTTTCAGTAGGAGTTGTTGTGATCGTGGAAGTGTCTGTAGTtgcagatgtttctgctgcaatggaagtggatgTTTCAACAGGAGTTGTTGTGGTTGTGGAGGgatctgttgttgtagatttctctgcagtgataatggtggatgtttcaactggggttgttgtaattgtcgaagtctctattgctgtagatgtttctgctacaatagtggtggatgtttcagcaggacttgttgtgatcatggaagtgtctgttgttgtagatgattCTACTGCAAAAGTGGTTGATATTTCTCCATgatttgttgtgattgtggacgtgtctgttgttgtagatgtttctgctacactagtggtggatgtttcagcaggagttgttgtgatcatggaagtgtctattgttgtagatgtttctgctacactagtgatagatgtttcagCAGGAATTGTTGTGAATGTGGAAGTTTCTGttgctgtagatgtttctgcttcactagttgtggatgtttcagcaggatttgttgtgatcATGGAAGCAGATGTTTCTGTTACTCTATTGGTGGATGTTTCAGTTGGAGTTGTCATGATCTTAGAAGTGTCtgtagttgtagatgtttctgctgcaatggaagtggatgTTTCAGTAGGAGTTGTTGTGATCGTGGAAGTGTCTGTAGTtgcagatgtttctgctgcaatggaagtggatgTTTCAACAGGAGTTGTTGTGGTTGTGGAAGgatctgttgttgtagatttctctgcagtgataatggtggatgtttcaaatggagttgttgtaattgtcaaAGTCTCTATTGCTGGAGATGTTTCTGCcacactagtggtggatgtttctgTAGGAATTGTTGTGATCGTGGAAGTGTCtgtagttgtagatgtttctgctgcaatggaagtggatgtttcagcaggagttgttgtgattgtggaagtctctgtttttGTATATGTTTCTGCTACAccagtggtggatgtttcagctgGAGTTTCAGCAGGAGTTATTGTGATTGAGGAAGTGTCtgctgttgtagatgtttcttctgCGCTAGTAGTGGATGTTTCAGTTGCAGTAGTTGTGATTGTGGACAGCTCTGTTGTTGCTTTAGATGTTGTAGCAGGAGTTGTTGTCGTTGATaggtattctgttgttgtttcatAAAAAATGCTTATCAGTTTAGAAGGCACTCTCAATAGTAATGACAAAAGAGATTAATTGTGTGTacattttgaatgcatattttaatagATTATTTCTGAAACACCAAAGTTTATGTAAAACCATGTCTAATCTGACCATTTTTTACAGTCTGTTCAATGTCTCACATATGTACAATACAACATTTTTTCAAACCttttgcttttaatatattgtCAGACAAACCTGTATTATTAACTGAAATTGAAGTTATGCCCAGGGCATTGAGAGTTGTCTCGTCACTCAGTAATTCTTCTGCAATTTGGAGTTCTGATGGCACAGTCTGAATAGAGTTGAAAGCAAGTTCTGATGTGGTGATGACTGATCCCttgctgaaatacatttttagaaatactGTCATATTGGACTAATAAATGGGTTAATCGCATGTATGAGTTATCTCTCACAGTTGAAAACATACACAAAggcattgcatttaaaattatcaGCAGTGAAGTATTCAGTATTTACCTGAATAGTAGCACAGTGACTCTAAGGAAGGAATGGAACTTCTTCAAATTAAGTGTAAGCTGTAATAAAGTACAGAAAGTTACAATgaaactatgagaaatataaagtatttatgattcattaaatgtaaataattaatacgTTCATAATTTGAATGATTATATAGTGAATACAGTATGTGGGTTTGAACTCACGATATCCTCAACAAGCCTAGCCCTGTTTATGAAAGCAGGAGACTGTCGATCATTGAGGTCATCTATGAAAGCATCTTTAGAGCGGAATTCCAGCTTAATTTTCACTTCATTTACTGGCTCCTCTGTTGTAGATGATTCTGCTACACTAGTAGTGGATATTTCCGCAGTAGTTGTGAACGTGGAAGTCTttgtcgttgtagatgtttctgaagCAGTAGTAATTGATGTTTCCGCCTCAGTTGTTGTGAGTGAGGAAGTCTCTATTGTTGAAGATATTTCTGCAACACTAGTGGTGGAAGTTTCAGCAGGAGTTGTTATTGTGGAAGTCTccgttgttgtagatgtttcttctaCATTGAtagtggatgtttcagcaggaatTATTGGGATTGTGGATATATCTGTtgatgtagatgtttctgctgcagtaATAGTGGGTGTTTCAGTTGCAGGTGTTGTGTTcatggaagtctctgttgttgttgatgtttctgCCACAATAGTGGAGGATCTTTCAGCAAGAGTTGGTGTGAATGTGGAAATATCTGTTGTCATAGATGTTTCTCCTACACTATTAGTGGATGTTTCACCAGGATTTGACGTAATTGTGGAAGTATCTGttcttgtagatgtttctgcttcactagtggtggatgttacagcaggagttgttgtgatcgtggaagtgtctgttgttgtagatgtttctgtcgcactagtggtggatgtttcaacaggAGTTGTTGTCATTGTGGAAGTGTCTGTacttgtagatgtttctgctgcaatggaagtggatTTTTCAACAGGAGTTGTTGTCATTGTGGAcgtgtctgttgttgtagatgtttctgctgcaatggaagtggatgtttcagcaggagttgttgtggTTGTGGAAGTCGCTGTTTtcatagatgtttctgctgcactagtggtaaaTGTTTCTCCagtagttgttgtgattgtggagggctctgttgttgtagatatttctgctacactagtggtggatgtttcagtagGAGTTCTTGTGTTCatggaagtgtctgttgttgtagatgattCTACTGCAATAGTGGTTGATGTTTCTCCATGATTTGTTGTGATTGCGGAAGTCtctgtttttgtggttgtttctgctacactagtggtagatgtttctgctgtagttcttgtagacGTTTCTGCTGCATTATTGGTAGATATTTCTGCAGTAGTTGATGTGATTGTGGAAGGCtctgtttttttagatgtttctgctttgataatggtggatgtttcaactggggttgttgtaattgtcgaagtctctattgttgtagatgtttctgctacaatagTGGTCAATGTTTCAGCAGGAATAGTTGTGATAatggaagtgtctgttgttgtagatgattCCACAGCaatagtggtggatgtttcaactggagttgttgtgatcatggaagtgtctgttgttgtaaatgtttctgctgcgctagtgatagatgtttctgcaggagttgttctgaatgtggagggctctgttgttgtagatgtttttgCTGccctagtggtagatgtttctgcagaagttgttgtgattgtggagggctctgtttttgtagatgtgtctgctgtgataatggtggatgtttcaactggagttgttgtaattatcgaagtctctattgttgtagatgtttctgctgcaatggaagtgggtgtttcaacatgagttgttgtaattgtcgaaatctctattgttgtagatgtttctgctacaatagTTGTGGATGTTaaagcaggagttgttgtgattgtggagggctctgttgttgatgtttctgctgcactagaagtagatgtttctgcagtagttattgtgattgtggagggctctgttgttgtagatgtttctgctttgttaatggtggatgtttcagctggagttgttgtaattgtcgaagtctctattgttgtagatgtttctgcaacactagtgaAAGATGAttctgcaggagttgttgtgattgtggagggctctgttgttgtagctgtttctgcggcactagtgatagatgtttctgcagaagttgctgtgattgtggagggctctgttgttgtatatgtttctgctgtgataatggtggatgtttcaactggggtTGTTGTAATTGTCAAAGTCTCTAttgctgtagatgtttctgctgcattagtggtggatgtttcagcaggagttTCTCTGTTCatggaagtgtctgttgttgtagagGATTCTACTGCACTAGttgtggatgtttcagcaggagttgttgtgatcatggaagtagatgtttctgctactcTATTGGTGGATGTATCAGTTGGAGTTGTTGTGATCATagaagtgtctgttgttgtagatgtttctgctgcactagtgctagatgtttctgcagtagcttttgtgattgtggagggctctgtttttgtagatatttctgcagtgataatagtggatgtttcaactggagttgttgtaattgtcaaAGTCTCTATTGCTTTAGATGTTTCTCCtacactagtggtggatgtttcagtaggagttgttgtgatcgtggaagtgtctgtagttgtagatgtttctgcaacactagtgaAAGATGAttctgcaggagttgttgtgattgtggagggctctgttgttgtagctgtttctgcggcactagtgatagatgtttctgcagaagttgctgtgattgtggagggctctgttgttgtatatgtttctgctgtgataatggtggatgtttcaactggggtTGTTGTAATTGTCAAAGTCTCTAttgctgtagatgtttctgctgcattagtggtggatgtttcagcaggagttTCTCTGTTCatggaagtgtctgttgttgtagagGATTCTACTGCACTAGttgtggatgtttcagcaggagttgttgtgatcatggaagtagatgtttctgctactcTATTGGTGGATGTATCAGTTGGAGTTGTTGTGATCATagaagtgtctgttgttgtagatgtttctgctgcactagtgctagatgtttctgcagtagcttttgtgattgtggagggctctgtttttgtagatatttctgcagtgataatagtggatgtttcaactggagttgttgtaattgtcaaAGTCTCTATTGCTTTAGATGTTTCTCCtacactagtggtggatgtttcagtaggagttgttgtgatcgtggaagtgtctgtagttgtagatgtttctgctgcaatagTGGTTGATATTTCTCCATgatttgttgtgattgtggacgtgtctgttgttgtagatgtttctgctacactagtGAAAGATGAttctgcaggagttgttgtgattgtggagggctctgttgttgtagctgtttctgcggcactagtgatagatgtttctgcagaagttgctgtgattgtggagggctctgttgttgtatatgtttctgctgtgataatggtggatgtttcaactggggtTGTTGTAATTGTCAAAGTCTCTAttgctgtagatgtttctgctgcattagtggtggatgtttcagcaggagttTCTCTGTTCatggaagtgtctgttgttgtagatgattCTACTGCACTAGttgtggatgtttcagcaggagttgttgtgatcatGGAAGCAGATGTTTCTGTTACTCTATTGGTGGATGTTTCAGTTGGAGTTGTCATGATCTTagaagtgtctgttgttgtagatgtttctgctgcactagtggtagatgtttctgcagtagtagttgtgattgtggagggctctgtttttgtagatatttctgcagtgataatggtggatgtttcaaatggagttgttgtaattgtcaaAGTCTCTATTGCTGGAGATGTTTCTGCcacactagtggtggatgtttctgTAGGAATTGTTGTGATCGTGGAAGTGTCtgtagttgtagatgtttctgctgcaatggaagtggatgtttcagcaggagttgttgtgattgtggaagtctctgtttttGTATATGTTTCTGCTACAccagtggtggatgtttcagctgGAGTTTCAGCAGGAGTTATCGTGATTGAGGAAGTGTCtgctgttgtagatgtttcttctgCGCTAGTAGTGGATGTTTCAGTTGCAGTAGTTGTGATTGTGGACAGCTCTGTTGTTGCTTTAGATGTTGTAGCAGGAGTTGTTGTCGTAGATaggtattctgttgttgtttcatAAAAAATGCTTATCAGTTTAGAAGGCACTCTCAATAGTAATGACAAAAGAGATTAATTGTGTGTacattttgaatgcatattttaatagaatatttCTGAAACACCAAAGTTTATGTAAAACCATGTCTAATCTGACCATTTTTTACAGTCTGTTCAATGTCTCACATATGTACAATACAACATTTTTTCAAACCttttgcttttaatatattgtCAGACAAACCTGTATTATTAACTGAAATTGAAGTTATGCCCAGGGCATTGAGAGTTGTCTCGTCACTCAGTAATTCTTCTGCAATTTGGAGTTCTGATGGCACAGTCTGAATAGAGTTGAAAGCAAGTTCTGATGTGGTGATGACTGATCCCttgctgaaatacatttttagaaatactGTCATATTGGACTAATAAATGGGTTAATCGCATGTATGAGTTATCTCTCACAGTTGAAAACATACACAAAggcattgcatttaaaattatcaGCAGTGAAGTATTCAGTATTTACCTGAATAGTAGCACAGTGACTCTAAGGAAGGAATGGAACTTCTTCAAATTAAGTGTAAGCTGTAATAAAGTACAGAAAGTTACAATgaaactatgagaaatataaagtatttatgattcattaaatgtaaataattaatacgTTCATAATTTGAATGATTATATAGTGAATACAGTATGTGGGTTTGAACTCACGATATCCTCAACAAGCCTAGCCCTGTTTATGAAAGCAGGAGACTGTCGATCATTGAGGTCATCTATGAAAGCATCTTTAGAGTGGAATTCCAGCTTAATTTTCACTTCATTTACTGGCTCCTCTGTTGTAGATGATTCTGCTACACTAGTAGTGGATATTTCCGCAGTAGTTGTGAACGTGGAAGTCTttgtcgttgtagatgtttctgaagCAGTAGTAATTGATGTTTCCGCCTCAGTTGTTGTGAGTGAGGAAGTCTCTATTGTTGAAGATATTTCTGCAACACTAGTGGTGGAAGTTTCAACAGGAGTTGCTATTGTGGAAGTCTccgttgttgtagatgtttcttctaCATTGAtagtggatgtttcagcaggaatTATTGGGATTGTGGATATATATGTtgatgtagatgtttctgctgcagtaATAGTGGGTGTTTCAGTTGCAGGTGTTGTGTTcatggaagtctctgttgttgttgatgtttctgCCACAATAGTGGAGGATCTTTCAGCAAGAGTTGGTGTGAATGTGGAAATATCTGTTGTCATAGATGTTTCTCCTACACTATTAGTGGATGTTTCACCAGGATTTGACGTAATTGTGGAAGTATCTGttcttgtagatgtttctgctttactagtggtggatgttacagcaggagttgttgtgatcgtGGAAGTGTCTGTAGTtgcagatgtttctgctgcaatggaagtggatgTTTCAACAGGAGTTGTTGTGGTTGTGGAGGgatctgttgttgtagatttctctgcagtgataatggtggatgtttcaactggggttgttgtaattgtcgaagtctctattgctgtagatgtttctgctgcactagtggtagatgtttcggCTGTAGTTCTTGTAGACATTTCTGCTGCATTATTGGTAGATATTTCTGCAGTAGTTGTTGGGATTGTGgaaggctctgttgttgtagatgtttctgcttcactagttgtggatgtttcagcaggatttgttgtgatcATGGAAGCAGATGTTTCTGTTACTCTATTGGTGGATGTTTCAGTTGGAGTTGTCATGATCTTagaagtgtctgttgttgtagatgtttctgctgcactagtgctagatgtttctgcagtagcttttgtgattgtggagggctctgtttttgtagatatttctgcagtgataatagtggatgtttcaactggagttgttgtaattgtcaaAGTCTCTATTGCTTTAGATGTTTCTCCtacactagtggtggatgtttcagtaggagttgttgtgatcgtggaagtgtctgtagttgtagatgtttctgctgcaatggaagtggatgTTTCAGTAGGAGTTGTTGTGATCGTGGAAGTGTCTGTAGTtgcagatgtttctgctgcaatggaagtggatgTTTCAACAGGAGTTGTTGTGGTTGTGGAGGgatctgttgttgtagatttctctgcagtgataatggtggatgtttcaactggggttgttgtaattgtcgaagtctctattgctgtagatgtttctgctacaatagtggtggatgtttcagcaggacttgttgtgatcatggaagtgtctgttgttgtagatgattCTACTGCAAAAGTGGTTGATATTTCTCCATgatttgttgtgattgtggacgtgtctgttgttgtagatgtttctgctacactagtggtggatgtttcagcaggagttgttgtgatcatggaagtgtctattgttgtagatgtttctgctacactagtgatagatgtttcagCAGGAATTGTTGTGAATGTGGAAGTTTCTGttgctgtagatgtttctgcttcactagttgtggatgtttcagcaggatttgttgtgatcATGGAAGCAGATGTTTCTGTTACTCTATTGGTGGATGTTTCAGTTGGAGTTGTCATGATCTTagaagtgtctgttgttgtagatgtttctgctgcaatggaagtggatgTTTCAACAGGAGTTGTTGTGGTTGTGGAAGgatctgttgttgtagatttctctgcagtgataatggtggatgtttcagctggggttgttgtaattgtcgaagtctctattgctgtagatgtttctgctggacttgtggtagatgtttctgctgtagttcttgtagacATTTCTGCTGCATTATTGGTAGATATTTCTGCAGTAGTTGTTGGGATTGTGgaaggctctgttgttgtagatgtttctgcttcactagttgtggatgtttcagcaggagttgttgtgatcatggaagtagatgtttctgctactcTATTGGTGGATGTATCAGTTGGAGTTGTCGTGATCTTagaagtgtctgttgttgtagatgtttctgctgcactagtgctagatgtttctgcagtagcttttgtgattgtggagggctctgtttttgtagatatttctgcagtgataatagtggatgtttcaactggagttgttgtaattgtcaaAGTCTCTATTGCTTTAGATGTTTCTCCtacactagtggtggatgtttcagtaggagttgttgtgatcgtggaagtgtctgtagttgtagatgtttctgctgcaatggaagtggatgTTTCAGTAGGAATTGTTGTGATCatggaagtgtctgttgttgtagatgtttctactGCAATAGTGGTTGATATTTCTCCATgatttgttgtgattgtggagggctctgttgttgtagatttctctgcagtgataatggtggatgtttcaactggggttgttgtaattgtcgaagtctctattgctgtagatgtttctgctacaatagtggtggatgtttcagcaggacttgttgtgatcatggaagtgtctgttgttgtagatgattCTACTGCAATAGTGGTTGATATTTCTCCATgatttgttgtgattgtggacgtgtctgttgttgtagatgtttctgctacactagtggtggatgtttcagcaggagttgttgtgatcatggaagtgtctattgttgtagatgtttctgctacactagtgatagatgtttcagCTGGAATTGTTGTGAATGTGGAAGTTTCTGttgctgtagatgtttctgcttcactagttgtggatgtttcagcaggatttgttgtgatcATGGAAGCAGATGTTTCTGTTACTCTATTGGTGGATGTTTCAGTTGGAGTTTTCGTGATCTTagaagtgtctgttgttgtagatgtttctgctgcactagtggtagatgtttctgcagtagtagttgtgattgtggagggctctgtttttgtagatatttctgcagtgataatggtggatgtttcaaatggagttgttgtaattgtcaaAGTCTCTATTGCTGGAGATGTTTCTGCcacactagtggtggatgtttctgTAGGAATTGTTGTGATCGTGGAAGTGTCtgtagttgtagatgtttctgctgcaatggaagtggatgtttcagcaggagttgttgtgattgtggaagtctctgtttttGTATATGTTTCTGCTACAccagtggtggatgtttcagctgGAGTTTCAGCAGGAGTTATTGTGATTGAGGAAGTGTCtgctgttgtagatgtttcttctgCGCTAGTAGTGGATGTTTCAGTTGCAGTAGTTGTGATTGTGGACAGCTCTGTTGTTGCTTTAGATGTTGTAGCAGGAGTTGTTGTCGTTGATaggtattctgttgttgtttcatAAAAAATGCTTATCAGTTTAGAAGGCACTCTCAATAGTAATGACAAAAGAGATTAATTGTGTGTacattttgaatgcatattttaatagATTATTTCTGAAACACCAAAGTTTATGTAAAACCATGTCTAATCTGACCATTTTTTACAGTCTGTTCAATGTCTCACATATGTACAATACAACATTTTTTCAAACCttttgcttttaatatattgtCAGACAAACCTGTATTATTAACTGAAATTGAAGTTATGCCCAGGGCATTGAGAGTTGTCTCGTCACTCAGTAATTCTTCTGCAATTTGGAGTTCTGATGGCACAGTCTGAATAGAGTTGAAAGCAAGTTCTGATGTGGTGATGACTGATCCCttgctgaaatacatttttagaaatactGTCATATTGGACTAATAAATGGGTTAATCGCATGTATGAGTTATCTCTCACAGTTGAAAACATACACAAAggcattgcatttaa comes from the Carassius auratus strain Wakin unplaced genomic scaffold, ASM336829v1 scaf_tig00008745, whole genome shotgun sequence genome and includes:
- the LOC113072299 gene encoding uncharacterized protein LOC113072299, whose product is MSTRTTAETSTTSAAETSTAIETSTITTTPVETSTIITAEKSTTTDPSTTTTTPVETSTSIAAETSATTDTSTITTTPAVTSTTSKAETSTRTDTSTITSNPGETSTNSVGETSMTTDISTFTPTLAERSSTIVAETSTTTETSMNTTPATETPTITAAETSTSTYISTIPIIPAETSTINVEETSTTTETSTIATPVETSTTSVAEISSTIETSSLTTTEAETSITTASETSTTTKTSTFTTTAEISTTSVAESSTTEEPVNEVKIKLEFHSKDAFIDDLNDRQSPAFINRARLVEDILTLNLKKFHSFLRVTVLLFSVAEISSTIETSSLTTTEAETSITTASETSTTTKTSTFTTTAEISTTSVAESSTTEEPVNEVKIKLEFRSKDAFIDDLNDRQSPAFINRARLVEDILTLNLKKFHSFLRVTVLLFSKGSVITTSELAFNSIQTVPSELQIAEELLSDETTLNALGITSISVNNTEYLSTTTTPATTSKATTELSTITTTATETSTTSAEETSTTADTSSITITPAETPAETSTTGVAETYTKTETSTITTTPAETSTSIAAETSTTTDTSTITTIPTETSTTSVAETSPAIETLTITTTPFEPSTIPTTTAEISTNNAAEMSTRTTAETSTTSAAETSTAIETSTITTTPVETSTIITAEKSTTTDPSTTTTTPVETSTSIAAETSATTDTSTITTTPAVTSTTSKAETSTRTDTSTITSNPGETSTNSVGETSMTTDISTFTPTLAERSSTIVAETSTTTETSMNTTPATETPTITAAETSTSTYISTIPIIPAETSTINVEETSTTTETSTIATPVETSTTSVAEISSTIETSSLTTTEAETSITTASETSTTTKTSTFTTTAEISTTSVAESSTTEEPVNEVKIKLEFHS